The following is a genomic window from Brucella pseudogrignonensis.
GCAAATCAGCGACTATAAAGGAGCAGCAGTTCTAATCGATAAACTGCCGAAGGTTGACTGGCTTCTTGCAGACAGAGGCTATGATGCTGACTGGTTCAGAAAACGGTTAAAAGACAAAGAGATAAAGCCGTGCATACCGGGGCGCAAAAACCGCAAGAAGGCTATCAAGTATGACAAACGCCGATATAAACGGCGCAATCGTATCGAAATCATGTTTGGCAGACTGAAAGACTGGCGAAGAATTGCTACCCGTTATGATCGCTGCCCGATTGTGTTCCAAGCAGCAATAGATCTCGCAGCAGCCGTTATATTCTGGCTTGGAAAGGAATGAGTCCTGAGCCTAGCGTCTTCTGCAGATACCGTGCCTTCATTGACCCCATCACGCAGACGAGCAAGCTCATCATATTGCTGCGGAGTTATGAGGCTCATAGATGACACTTGAGCAAAAGAGGCCAGCATGTTTACTGCCGCCTCGCGAGCGTCATCAAGTGCGACGACCGAAGCCTCAACTTCTTTGCTTAGCGAGTTCTGGGTGTAGGCGTCATTTTGTCGGCCGGCCTGTTCAACAGCGTTGCCTGATGACTTCGCAGCCTCCTCAACATTCTTGAGGCGCTCGGCAAAGAGGGTTGCCCCTTGGCTCGATTCACCGACGGTTGAATTGTAAAGAATGAGCGATGAAACAACTGCGCCACCAATGACCATGCCTACAGGCCCAGCAGCTGCTCCAAGGCCACCGAAGGCTGTAGCCAAACCGCCCATTGTGCTTGCAGCAGCCAGAGCTTGCCTGAATTGGCCAAGAGCCACGCCAGCCGTTCCGAGCGTACGGATCATGCCGAGGAGCGATCGACCAACCAAAGCGCCCGCAATCACCGCAGCAACCTGCAAAGCGCTATCTGCGACCTTGTCGAAGTTGTCGGCAATCATGACCAGTGCTTCGGAAATCTTCGCAGACACACCAGCAGCGCTGTCTGCATTGCCGACGTACTGAAGCAGCGCATTATTCAGAAGTGTAAAGCCATCGCCGATCGTGGCAGGCATGTCGGCTGCTTCTTGGCGAAGCGTTTCCATCTGGCTCGATAGGCCACGAACAATGTCGTTGCCAGTGATCTTGCCCTGCGAGCCAAGCTTGCGCAGCCCGCCGACAGTTGTATCAAGACCAGCTGCCAATGCTTCAGCAACGCGGCCGCCTGATTCAATCACTGTGTTGAGGTTGTCGCCCTGCAACTTGCCCGTAGCCATAGCTTTGGCGAGCGCATCAATAACTCGTGCAGCTCGATCGCCCTTGGCGCCTGACACAACGAGAGCGTTATTTAAAGCCTCGGTGTAGTTCAGAGATTCATCGGTGTTATATCCAAGCTCGCGGACAGCGGTAGCGTTTGATAGATAGCTTTCGGCTGTTTGGGTTAGATCCGAATACGTACGGCGAGCCATATCGCCGAGACGGCCCATGACCTCAGTACCTTTATCGATCGACCCTGCGGCGAGATTGACGCGGGACGTCATATCCGTCCACGTATCAGTCATCTTGCGAAGCTGATCGACACCGAGCGCGGCGCCTATTCCGGCGAGCGGTGCCGTAAGGCCGCTAAACGAGCGTGTGAAAATACTATCCAGATTCTTGTTCATCTGGCGGGCGCGTCGTTCAATCGCATTAAATTGGCGATTAGAAACATCGTTGGCGCGGGCCAGGCTTTTTTCAAATGACTTGAAGTCAGCAGAAAGCTGAACAACCAGACTCTCGAGGTCGGTTCTTGCCATACTCAACGATGTCCTGATAAGAAAAAAACTCGCAGTTACGCGAGCTTGGGGATGTAGATGAAAGTATTGGTCGGCGCGGCCTGCATCGCGGTTATCGCGTTCGTCGGGTACTATTTTTGGAATGATTACCGTTCGGCGCAGTATGTTGCTGCGGCGCGTTCAGCGAACGCTGAGCAAGCCCTCCGGGATTACGAAGCAGATTGCGATGTTTGGGTAAAAGCGCTGAATTCATGGAAGAACGGCAGGCCTGACGGTCACGCTGATAGCTTTGTGAAAGCTCGAGGCGAAGTTGAGCGGTGTCTAAACTATACAGTCGGTCGGCCATGGCATGAAAAGAACATTGGCGTAAAGTATTGGTAAGGCCAGCATCACCCAGCCTTAATCCAATCCCAAAGATCGTCTTTTTCGGTCTCTGACAGTTTGCCCGGCTCATCTGGCGTATTCGCTTTGATGTAACCATCAAGCGCAGCCATGTATTGCCACATGGACATTTGTCTCACTTCTTGCGGCGTAAATCCTAGAACTGCACCGTTTCCGTAGATGGCGGCAAATCTGATCTTTCCATTGGGGAGGCTGTCGATTGGTTCTGACTTGCCGCTGTTTGCTCCCCCACAGGCTCCTCCGGTACGCCTTGAATACCGGCCTGTAATATCGCGATAGCAAACAAAAGGTTTTCAGCGGGAGGCCGCTTTTCGACATAACGCTGCACGAGCTTTGTTGCATCAGTCGGCTTCATATCGCCACCAATAAGGCCTTGCCGAATGACATTTGCGATATCACCGACGAAACACTGCTTCGAAATCAAACGTTCAAGAATAACCCAGGGGCCCGCGTCGCAGGCCTCTTGAAGTGCTTCAAGTTCGCTCCATCCAAGGCGGAATTTGTAATCATCATCCGCCCAAGTTAGCTCAATCGATGCGTCCCGCATTAGCCACCAGCCGGGGTAGACGTACGAACCATAACGCCATCGGACTGAAGACTGACGTTGTTCGTCGCGCGCTGTCCGTTAGTTGCGCCAACTTCCATGCTTTCAACATGCATGAAGCCAGTCCAGGTGATCGTCTTCAGTGGGAATTCCCACTCGATCTTCACCGGCACTGAATCAATGCTGTCCACTGCTTCTAGCCATGCATCTACGCTTTCGGCAGCCAGTACGCCTTCGCCACTCACGCTCATCGACAGGCTGGTTGCATCGCGCCCAACCCAATCAACAAGGTCTGGATTGTTACAATCCGGAATATTTACCTCTTCGAGGCCCTTAGTGATTGTGATTGAGCGCTGTGTAAATCCGCAGGGATTTTCATAAACTGTCGGGGTGGCGTCATTGCCGAGCAATACGCGGATTTTACCCGATTTGATTGTTGTAGCTTGGGCCATATTGATCCTCGTGTTTTGGTGTGGTGAAATCCGGCGGTGCGGCTACGGCGTCTCGATGACGGCCGTGTACTGGATAGAAGCCTGGTTGATGCCGGGAGCGCGGATGTAGTCAGTCCGCCAGTAATCGAAGGTGACGAGAGCGTTCACCGCGAGCGGCGGTTCCCATCGTTTAAGCGCTTTGGTGACAGCGTCGGCGATTTGCCTAACCTGTTTCTGACTTGGCAGAGACGACCAGCAATTAATCTGGAAAGTAACGTCAACCGCATCAATACAATCGGCACTGTCATCAGAAGACGAAGAGCTGCCGAATGAAACATATGGATAGGTCGCGGCCGGTATATTGCCATTAGGATCGGCGGGAGGATTGTCATAGACTTTGTCAGCGCCGATTAGCGTTGTCAGCGCAGCATTCTGCGATAACCGCGCATAGATCGCGGTTTGAAGTTCCCATACGGGGTCCATCCATCAGCCTCCTGCGGCTACTGTTTTCGCTGCTTTGGTGATGGCTCGACGAATACGGCGTTTTGTTTCTTTATCCTTGGCCCGCCACGTCACGTAGAAGAATGGTTGTTTTCCCTGACCGGGATTCTTCGTGCCGGGGAACATGCCTTTGTTGGCAAAGCCTACCGTACCGAATTCAACCCATCGCGCGTAATAAGCTTCCTTATTGCCTGCATAGATCGTGATCGTCCAATCAGCTGCAAGGCTGGCTTCGACTGTCGCGATAACCATG
Proteins encoded in this region:
- a CDS encoding phage tail tube protein, whose amino-acid sequence is MAQATTIKSGKIRVLLGNDATPTVYENPCGFTQRSITITKGLEEVNIPDCNNPDLVDWVGRDATSLSMSVSGEGVLAAESVDAWLEAVDSIDSVPVKIEWEFPLKTITWTGFMHVESMEVGATNGQRATNNVSLQSDGVMVRTSTPAGG
- a CDS encoding tape measure protein, giving the protein MARTDLESLVVQLSADFKSFEKSLARANDVSNRQFNAIERRARQMNKNLDSIFTRSFSGLTAPLAGIGAALGVDQLRKMTDTWTDMTSRVNLAAGSIDKGTEVMGRLGDMARRTYSDLTQTAESYLSNATAVRELGYNTDESLNYTEALNNALVVSGAKGDRAARVIDALAKAMATGKLQGDNLNTVIESGGRVAEALAAGLDTTVGGLRKLGSQGKITGNDIVRGLSSQMETLRQEAADMPATIGDGFTLLNNALLQYVGNADSAAGVSAKISEALVMIADNFDKVADSALQVAAVIAGALVGRSLLGMIRTLGTAGVALGQFRQALAAASTMGGLATAFGGLGAAAGPVGMVIGGAVVSSLILYNSTVGESSQGATLFAERLKNVEEAAKSSGNAVEQAGRQNDAYTQNSLSKEVEASVVALDDAREAAVNMLASFAQVSSMSLITPQQYDELARLRDGVNEGTVSAEDARLRTHSFPSQNITAAARSIAAWNTIGQRS
- a CDS encoding gene transfer agent family protein, with amino-acid sequence MRDASIELTWADDDYKFRLGWSELEALQEACDAGPWVILERLISKQCFVGDIANVIRQGLIGGDMKPTDATKLVQRYVEKRPPAENLLFAIAILQAGIQGVPEEPVGEQTAASQNQSTASPMERSDLPPSTETVQF
- a CDS encoding HK97-gp10 family putative phage morphogenesis protein → MAIGARILGLAKLEQKFKRLPKVARDMVRSAMEQGADDIVDMMKRRVAEDDGALRESIGWTWGKAPKGSMVIATVEASLAADWTITIYAGNKEAYYARWVEFGTVGFANKGMFPGTKNPGQGKQPFFYVTWRAKDKETKRRIRRAITKAAKTVAAGG
- a CDS encoding DUF3168 domain-containing protein produces the protein MDPVWELQTAIYARLSQNAALTTLIGADKVYDNPPADPNGNIPAATYPYVSFGSSSSSDDSADCIDAVDVTFQINCWSSLPSQKQVRQIADAVTKALKRWEPPLAVNALVTFDYWRTDYIRAPGINQASIQYTAVIETP